In one window of Propionispora hippei DSM 15287 DNA:
- a CDS encoding TetR/AcrR family transcriptional regulator produces MHDLKGKILAAAKRRFSRFGFQKTTVDEICRDCQISKKTLYQHFSSKNELFQILSATEIERVRQSLLAQVQAQANQSPLQQLTQLLQAMIVYWHDDQFIMTILKDNDPLFPAFRTDFDYQAMLEKAMLPLIARIISNGKSLHHFRDVDEAVVSPIILKLVQMIISSKDLGFATLSKADFYAALLTDLLINGLTEKQSSN; encoded by the coding sequence ATGCACGATTTGAAAGGTAAAATTCTTGCTGCTGCCAAGAGGCGCTTTTCCCGCTTTGGGTTTCAAAAAACTACCGTAGATGAAATCTGCCGTGACTGTCAAATCTCTAAAAAAACCTTATATCAGCATTTTTCCAGCAAAAATGAATTATTTCAAATCTTGTCTGCCACGGAAATTGAGCGAGTCCGGCAATCCTTGTTGGCGCAAGTACAGGCACAAGCAAATCAGTCTCCCCTTCAGCAGTTAACCCAACTATTGCAGGCAATGATTGTCTATTGGCACGACGACCAATTTATCATGACCATACTTAAAGACAATGATCCGCTATTTCCTGCTTTCCGGACGGATTTCGACTATCAGGCTATGCTAGAAAAAGCAATGCTCCCCCTGATTGCAAGGATAATCAGCAACGGAAAATCGCTGCACCATTTTCGTGATGTCGATGAAGCAGTTGTCTCTCCAATCATACTTAAGCTGGTACAAATGATTATTTCATCAAAGGACCTTGGCTTTGCTACTCTCTCCAAAGCGGATTTTTATGCAGCGCTGCTCACGGACCTGCTGATCAACGGACTTACCGAAAAACAATCCTCGAATTGA
- a CDS encoding TrkA C-terminal domain-containing protein → MQLPMDQYGLEKERLLQEFNRIRTFSIDMAEIPVCAASVLAGQSLQQAWTKGDLTLLPVAIYRNNRFLLIALHKERLHPGDTLLVFGQLSSIQELKRLAAPTSAYG, encoded by the coding sequence GTGCAGCTGCCGATGGATCAATATGGTCTTGAGAAAGAACGTCTGCTACAGGAATTTAACCGTATCAGAACCTTTTCTATTGATATGGCAGAAATACCTGTCTGCGCAGCATCAGTGCTTGCAGGGCAAAGCCTGCAGCAAGCCTGGACTAAGGGGGATCTGACCTTACTCCCTGTCGCCATCTATCGGAACAACCGATTTCTTCTTATTGCCCTTCACAAAGAACGGCTTCACCCCGGAGATACGCTGCTTGTGTTTGGTCAGCTTTCCTCCATCCAGGAATTAAAACGGTTAGCCGCTCCCACATCAGCCTATGGCTAA
- a CDS encoding Dabb family protein — translation MITHIVALKLNDTGKESIDALKNRLLGMKGQIKYLRNITIGVDFVRAPISYDIVMIAHFDSKEDLDAYISHPAHVEVGKYIEEIRAQVVAIDFEA, via the coding sequence ATGATTACACACATTGTTGCATTAAAGTTAAATGATACCGGTAAAGAAAGTATTGACGCGCTGAAAAATCGTCTGCTGGGCATGAAAGGGCAGATTAAGTATTTGCGGAATATAACAATCGGAGTGGATTTCGTACGTGCGCCTATCTCTTACGATATAGTCATGATTGCCCACTTTGATTCCAAAGAAGATCTTGATGCCTATATATCGCATCCGGCGCATGTGGAAGTGGGAAAGTATATTGAAGAGATTCGGGCTCAAGTGGTTGCAATTGATTTCGAGGCCTGA
- a CDS encoding LysR family transcriptional regulator, producing the protein MDIKQLKAFVTVATLNSFTRAAGQLGYVQSSITSQVQLLEKELGVSLFERLGKKISLTAEGEEFLMHARQMINLWERAKGSVSASELPKGKLIVGAHESICTFFLPEILHEYNRRYPDVQLAIKMGSWCDFESALRENQIDVAILIDRSLSVPEFVVDKERSAPFAFLTSSEHPLAGKEHVYAEDVAEYPLLMTGEGCSWRALFQRALENTGASLQLMSEGGSIQTLKCLSAFGLGVTLLPLFAVEDEVRSNQLKKLNFRGLDLNLLIQVVYHKDKWVSSALAAFLEICKEKW; encoded by the coding sequence ATGGATATTAAGCAGCTAAAGGCGTTTGTAACGGTTGCAACATTGAATAGTTTTACACGGGCAGCCGGACAGCTCGGCTATGTACAGTCGTCGATTACCTCGCAGGTTCAGTTGCTGGAAAAGGAATTAGGGGTCAGTCTGTTTGAGCGGCTGGGTAAAAAGATATCCCTGACGGCGGAAGGCGAGGAATTTTTAATGCATGCGCGCCAAATGATCAATCTCTGGGAAAGAGCCAAAGGCTCGGTTTCTGCGTCGGAGCTGCCCAAAGGGAAATTAATTGTGGGCGCCCATGAATCGATCTGTACCTTTTTCTTGCCGGAAATTTTGCACGAATACAATCGCCGGTATCCCGATGTGCAGCTTGCGATAAAAATGGGTTCCTGGTGTGATTTTGAGTCCGCGCTTAGAGAAAATCAGATTGATGTGGCCATTTTAATTGACCGTAGTCTGTCGGTTCCGGAATTTGTCGTGGATAAGGAACGAAGTGCGCCATTTGCTTTCTTGACATCATCAGAGCATCCTTTGGCCGGAAAAGAACATGTATATGCGGAAGACGTGGCAGAGTATCCGCTTCTGATGACGGGAGAAGGCTGCAGTTGGCGGGCGCTTTTTCAAAGAGCGCTGGAGAATACCGGTGCTTCATTGCAACTGATGTCGGAAGGTGGCAGCATTCAGACGTTAAAATGCCTGTCTGCGTTTGGTCTGGGAGTAACGCTGCTGCCCCTGTTTGCCGTGGAGGACGAAGTCAGGTCTAATCAATTGAAGAAACTTAATTTTCGCGGACTTGATTTAAATCTTCTGATTCAGGTAGTGTACCACAAAGATAAATGGGTATCATCGGCGTTAGCGGCATTTTTGGAGATTTGCAAAGAAAAATGGTAA
- a CDS encoding phosphoribosylformylglycinamidine synthase, with protein sequence MTQAVKRMYVEKRKPFAVEAQSLYHDLKENLGIGGLTGVRLIHRYDLAGLTEQEYTLARNTIFSEPTVDDVYDEELPATAGDSLFAMEYLPGQYDQRADSAAQCVQMLTQKERPAVASAKVVILQGAVSPDELARIKAYCINPVESREAQLTKPDSLDVPATIPDDVAVLTGFIGKTEDELKAMMADMGLAMSLADLAFCQGYFRDTEHRDPTITELKVIDTYWSDHCRHTTFLTNIEQVEMEYGPYSQPVADAFAEYRRARQTVYGDAPRAMSLMDIALMGMRELKRSGKLADLDESDEINACSIVVPVDVDGRTEDWLVMFKNETHNHPTEIEPFGGAATCLGGAIRDPLSGRSYVYQAMRVTGSGDPRTGIAGTLPGKLPQRKITLGAAAGYSSYGNQIGLATGQVAEVYDEGFIAKRMEIGAVIAAAPKRNVVREQPQPGDVIILLGGRTGRDGCGGATGSSKEHTEESLASCGAEVQKGNAPTERKLQRLFRNPEVSTLIKRCNDFGAGGVSVAIGELTDGLAVNLDAVPKKYEGLDGTELAISESQERMAVVVAAKHVDTFCRYADAENLEASVVATVTDKHRLQMAWRGKTIVDLSRDFLNTNGVTQYTQVKVAAPDSGSDYFKHLPQPVLAQKGDLRQAWLAMLADLNVCSQKGLVERFDSTIGAGTVLMPFGGTYQATPTEGMAAKIPVLDGETSTATLMTYGYNPQLSSWSPFHGALYAVIEAVAKMVALGGDYRAIRLTLQEYFEKLGNDPAKWGKPFSALLGAYYAQKRLGIPAIGGKDSMSGTFKDLQVPPTLVAFAVDVAKAQNIVSQEFKAAGNPVLLVSLPRDERQLPDFAALETNYSKIHDLIQQGKVLATHTVRYGGVAAAISKMAFGNRIGVCFDGTFTSEELFASDYGSILLEMAPGVELKDIFGEVPFRCLGYTQANPVLTVNGQDIPLCDAQAAWEKSLERIFPTQAGVATGQPQTVAFTGRNSRKPAVRIAKPRVFIPVFPGTNCEYDSARAFAQAGSLPQTLVIRNLTPSAVEEAIAATVDAISQSQIIMLPGGFSAGDEPDGSGKFIATLFRNPRVREAVTELLQKRDGLMLGICNGFQALIKLGLVPYGEIRDLTPDCPTLTYNTLGRHISCLSKTKVVSNLSPWFSRVEVGDIHTVAMSHGEGRFVASPAMISQLIQQGQIATQYVDFDGNPSMDISHNPNGSVEAVEGITSPDGRILGKMGHSERTGEQIAKNVPGNKDQQIFQAGINYFN encoded by the coding sequence ATGACGCAAGCTGTCAAACGAATGTATGTGGAAAAGCGAAAGCCCTTTGCGGTGGAAGCGCAAAGTCTATATCATGATTTGAAGGAAAATCTGGGAATTGGCGGCCTGACCGGGGTCAGACTGATTCACCGTTATGATTTGGCCGGCCTGACCGAACAAGAATACACCTTGGCCCGGAATACCATCTTCTCCGAACCGACAGTGGATGATGTATATGATGAGGAACTGCCCGCTACAGCCGGTGACAGTTTGTTTGCCATGGAATATTTGCCTGGTCAGTACGATCAGCGGGCCGATTCGGCGGCGCAGTGTGTTCAGATGCTTACCCAGAAAGAGCGGCCGGCGGTGGCTTCAGCCAAGGTGGTCATTCTGCAGGGGGCTGTTTCGCCGGACGAGTTGGCGCGCATCAAAGCCTACTGCATCAATCCGGTCGAATCACGGGAAGCGCAGCTTACTAAACCGGACAGCCTGGATGTACCGGCAACCATACCGGACGATGTGGCTGTTTTGACCGGCTTCATTGGTAAAACGGAGGATGAGCTGAAGGCGATGATGGCCGATATGGGACTGGCCATGAGCTTGGCTGACCTGGCCTTTTGCCAAGGCTATTTCCGCGATACCGAGCACCGGGACCCAACCATTACCGAGCTGAAAGTCATTGACACCTATTGGTCCGATCATTGCCGCCATACCACCTTCTTGACCAATATTGAACAGGTCGAAATGGAATATGGCCCTTACAGCCAGCCGGTGGCGGACGCCTTTGCCGAATACCGCCGCGCCCGGCAAACCGTCTACGGTGATGCCCCACGGGCGATGTCCCTGATGGATATCGCACTGATGGGCATGCGCGAGCTGAAACGGAGCGGCAAGTTGGCCGACTTGGACGAATCGGACGAAATCAATGCCTGCAGTATTGTCGTGCCGGTCGATGTGGATGGCCGGACGGAAGACTGGCTGGTGATGTTTAAAAACGAAACCCATAACCATCCGACGGAAATCGAACCCTTCGGCGGTGCGGCCACCTGTCTGGGCGGCGCCATCCGTGATCCCCTGTCGGGCCGTTCCTATGTGTACCAGGCCATGCGGGTTACCGGCAGCGGTGATCCCCGCACCGGCATTGCCGGCACGCTGCCGGGCAAACTGCCCCAGCGTAAGATTACCCTCGGCGCGGCGGCCGGTTATAGCTCTTATGGTAACCAGATTGGCCTGGCAACCGGCCAGGTAGCGGAAGTCTACGACGAAGGCTTTATTGCCAAACGAATGGAAATTGGCGCTGTCATTGCGGCTGCGCCGAAACGCAACGTCGTCCGGGAACAGCCGCAGCCCGGTGATGTCATTATCCTGCTGGGCGGCCGGACCGGCCGGGACGGCTGCGGCGGCGCTACCGGCTCCTCCAAGGAGCACACCGAGGAATCACTAGCCAGTTGCGGTGCCGAAGTGCAAAAGGGGAATGCCCCGACCGAACGAAAACTGCAACGACTGTTTAGAAACCCCGAAGTCAGCACGTTGATCAAACGCTGTAACGACTTTGGCGCCGGCGGTGTTTCGGTGGCTATCGGTGAACTGACTGACGGTCTTGCCGTCAACCTCGACGCTGTTCCCAAGAAATATGAAGGACTGGACGGCACCGAATTAGCCATTTCCGAGTCGCAGGAACGGATGGCCGTGGTCGTGGCGGCAAAACATGTGGATACTTTCTGCCGGTATGCTGACGCGGAAAACCTGGAAGCCAGTGTGGTGGCAACGGTGACCGACAAGCATCGTCTGCAAATGGCCTGGCGTGGCAAAACCATTGTTGACCTCAGCCGGGATTTCTTAAATACAAATGGGGTAACCCAATATACCCAGGTGAAGGTAGCCGCGCCGGATAGCGGCTCAGACTACTTCAAGCACCTGCCGCAGCCTGTGCTTGCGCAAAAAGGTGATTTGCGGCAGGCCTGGCTGGCTATGCTGGCCGATCTGAATGTCTGCAGCCAAAAAGGTCTGGTTGAACGCTTTGACAGCACCATCGGTGCCGGCACTGTTCTGATGCCCTTTGGCGGTACCTATCAGGCTACGCCGACTGAAGGCATGGCGGCGAAAATTCCCGTGCTGGACGGCGAAACCAGCACGGCCACCCTCATGACCTATGGCTATAACCCGCAGCTTTCCAGTTGGAGTCCCTTCCATGGCGCGCTGTACGCCGTCATCGAAGCGGTGGCGAAGATGGTTGCCCTGGGCGGTGACTACCGGGCTATCCGTCTGACGCTGCAGGAGTATTTTGAGAAGCTTGGCAACGACCCTGCCAAATGGGGCAAACCATTCAGCGCCTTGCTGGGTGCCTATTACGCCCAAAAGCGGCTGGGCATTCCGGCCATCGGCGGCAAGGACAGCATGTCAGGCACCTTCAAGGACCTGCAGGTGCCGCCTACACTGGTCGCCTTTGCTGTGGATGTGGCTAAGGCACAGAATATCGTCTCCCAGGAATTTAAAGCTGCCGGCAATCCGGTATTGCTGGTTTCCCTGCCGCGGGACGAACGGCAGTTGCCTGACTTTGCTGCACTGGAGACCAATTACAGCAAGATTCATGACCTAATCCAGCAGGGAAAAGTTCTGGCAACACACACTGTACGCTACGGTGGAGTGGCGGCAGCCATCAGCAAAATGGCCTTTGGCAACCGGATTGGCGTTTGCTTTGACGGTACGTTTACGTCAGAGGAACTGTTTGCTTCCGATTACGGCTCCATTTTATTGGAAATGGCGCCCGGCGTGGAGCTAAAGGATATCTTTGGTGAAGTACCGTTCCGCTGCCTGGGTTATACACAGGCCAACCCTGTTCTTACCGTGAACGGACAGGATATTCCTCTATGTGATGCCCAGGCTGCCTGGGAAAAGTCTTTGGAAAGAATCTTCCCGACCCAGGCCGGCGTGGCAACAGGACAACCCCAGACCGTTGCCTTTACCGGAAGGAATAGCCGCAAACCGGCTGTACGGATCGCTAAGCCGCGGGTGTTTATTCCCGTATTCCCCGGCACAAACTGCGAATACGACTCAGCCCGGGCCTTTGCGCAAGCCGGCAGCCTGCCGCAGACGCTGGTTATCCGTAACCTGACACCGTCTGCCGTGGAAGAGGCTATTGCCGCCACGGTAGACGCCATCAGTCAGTCGCAGATTATTATGCTGCCGGGAGGCTTTAGCGCCGGTGACGAACCGGACGGCTCCGGCAAGTTTATTGCTACCTTGTTTAGAAACCCCCGCGTCAGGGAAGCGGTAACCGAACTGCTGCAAAAGCGGGACGGCCTGATGCTGGGCATCTGCAACGGTTTCCAGGCACTCATTAAATTGGGACTGGTGCCCTACGGCGAAATCCGCGACCTTACACCCGATTGCCCGACGTTGACCTATAACACACTGGGACGCCATATATCCTGCCTGTCGAAAACTAAAGTGGTCTCCAACCTGTCTCCCTGGTTCAGCCGGGTGGAAGTGGGCGATATCCATACTGTTGCCATGTCGCACGGTGAAGGCCGGTTTGTGGCCAGCCCGGCGATGATCAGCCAACTGATTCAGCAAGGCCAGATTGCCACTCAGTATGTGGATTTTGACGGTAATCCGTCCATGGATATTAGCCACAACCCGAACGGCTCGGTCGAAGCTGTCGAAGGCATTACCAGTCCGGATGGCAGAATACTGGGTAAAATGGGTCATTCCGAGCGGACTGGCGAGCAGATTGCCAAGAACGTTCCCGGTAATAAAGACCAACAAATTTTCCAGGCCGGTATCAATTATTTTAACTAA
- a CDS encoding response regulator — protein sequence MAATNKVKVLICDDSLLVRKKLRDILAEMDCEVIEASDGKMVVDVYKYNKPDLVFLDIVMPEADGLTALQRLREQDPEAKVIMLSSAGTSSKLIEALKGGAMDFIQKPYSVEQIAKAIAKISK from the coding sequence ATGGCAGCAACAAACAAAGTCAAAGTGTTAATTTGTGATGACTCCCTTCTGGTTCGAAAAAAACTGCGGGATATCCTGGCAGAGATGGATTGCGAGGTGATAGAAGCTTCAGACGGGAAAATGGTTGTCGATGTGTATAAATACAACAAGCCCGATCTGGTTTTCCTGGATATCGTCATGCCCGAAGCGGACGGCTTGACGGCTTTGCAGCGTCTGCGGGAACAGGATCCGGAAGCTAAGGTGATTATGCTGTCTTCGGCAGGAACCTCAAGCAAGCTGATTGAGGCGCTTAAGGGCGGTGCCATGGACTTCATACAAAAACCTTATAGCGTTGAGCAAATTGCCAAGGCTATTGCCAAGATATCGAAATAA
- the mdh gene encoding malate dehydrogenase gives MKITVVGAGNVGATCANVIVQQGLASELVLLDIKEGVAEGKAMDIMQTATTLGFNTRVIGSTSDYSKTAGSGVVVITSGIPRKPGMTREDLIGTNAGIVKGVADNILKYSPDAIIIVISNPMDTMTYLAYKALGLPKNRVIGMGGILDSSRFKYYLSQALDRPATDIQGFVIGGHGDTTMIPLTRFATYQGIPISTLLDAETLQKVAADTMVGGATLTKLLGTSAWYAPGASCGALVKAIVLDEKKIFPCCVALDGEYGQSDICMGVPVVLGKDGWESIVDYKLNAEEQAAFNKSAEAVHNMNNVLKDMKLI, from the coding sequence ATGAAAATTACTGTAGTTGGTGCAGGTAACGTAGGCGCAACATGTGCAAACGTCATTGTACAGCAGGGATTAGCCAGCGAGCTTGTTCTATTGGACATCAAAGAAGGCGTAGCTGAAGGCAAAGCCATGGATATTATGCAAACCGCTACCACCCTGGGCTTCAACACCAGAGTAATTGGCAGTACTAGCGATTACAGCAAAACCGCTGGGTCGGGCGTAGTGGTAATTACTTCCGGCATTCCCCGTAAACCCGGCATGACCCGTGAAGACCTGATCGGTACTAACGCCGGTATTGTAAAAGGTGTAGCCGACAATATTCTGAAATATTCGCCTGACGCTATTATCATCGTAATCAGCAATCCGATGGATACTATGACCTATTTGGCGTATAAAGCACTGGGCCTGCCGAAAAACCGCGTAATTGGCATGGGCGGCATTCTCGACAGCTCCCGTTTCAAATATTATCTGAGCCAGGCACTTGACCGTCCGGCTACCGATATCCAAGGTTTTGTTATCGGCGGACACGGTGACACTACGATGATCCCGCTGACCCGTTTCGCTACTTATCAGGGTATTCCGATCTCCACTTTGCTGGACGCCGAAACCTTGCAGAAAGTGGCTGCCGACACCATGGTAGGCGGCGCTACGCTGACTAAGCTGTTAGGTACTTCCGCCTGGTATGCTCCCGGCGCATCCTGCGGCGCTTTGGTTAAAGCCATCGTGCTTGACGAAAAGAAAATTTTCCCTTGCTGCGTAGCTTTGGACGGCGAATACGGCCAAAGCGATATTTGCATGGGCGTACCGGTTGTTCTGGGTAAAGACGGCTGGGAATCCATTGTGGATTACAAACTGAACGCCGAAGAACAGGCTGCCTTCAATAAGAGCGCCGAAGCCGTTCACAATATGAACAATGTATTAAAGGATATGAAACTGATCTAA
- a CDS encoding heparan-alpha-glucosaminide N-acetyltransferase, whose amino-acid sequence MVTPSVRIREIDLLRALAIVLMTLFHAIFDAAEFYDADISYTSGMWYYIGKFSAILFLLTSGISVTLGSHSLERGLTVLAAGLLVIAATYWFSPASFVIFGILQLIGTSMLTYPLLRRLSCPLLALLASATWLAGLSLQGITTGSLYLLPFGVTPPFFASLDYYPLLPWYGFFVAGVLLGKVCYPARQPLFPNLPDQHLLTGLEWLGRHSLLTYLVHQPVLLLLFAIFMPLL is encoded by the coding sequence ATGGTTACACCTTCTGTCCGGATTCGCGAGATCGACTTGCTGCGGGCCTTGGCTATTGTACTGATGACCCTGTTTCACGCCATTTTTGACGCGGCGGAATTTTACGATGCCGATATAAGCTATACCAGCGGCATGTGGTATTATATCGGCAAGTTTTCGGCCATCCTGTTCCTGCTGACCTCGGGCATCAGCGTCACCTTAGGCTCCCATAGCCTGGAACGGGGGCTGACTGTACTGGCAGCCGGCCTGCTGGTCATCGCCGCTACCTATTGGTTTAGCCCTGCCAGCTTTGTCATTTTCGGTATCCTGCAGCTCATCGGGACAAGCATGCTGACCTATCCGCTGTTGCGGCGGCTTTCCTGCCCGCTCCTTGCGCTGCTGGCCAGCGCTACCTGGCTGGCCGGCCTCAGCCTGCAGGGCATAACCACCGGCAGTCTTTATCTGCTGCCGTTTGGTGTCACACCGCCGTTCTTTGCCTCGCTGGACTATTATCCCCTGCTGCCCTGGTATGGCTTTTTTGTGGCCGGCGTACTGCTGGGCAAAGTCTGCTATCCGGCGCGGCAGCCGTTGTTTCCCAACTTGCCGGATCAGCACCTGCTGACCGGTCTGGAGTGGCTGGGACGTCATTCGCTCCTTACCTATTTGGTCCACCAGCCGGTTCTGCTACTCCTGTTTGCCATCTTTATGCCGCTCCTTTAA